Proteins from a genomic interval of Quercus robur chromosome 9, dhQueRobu3.1, whole genome shotgun sequence:
- the LOC126700233 gene encoding 60S ribosomal protein L13-1, producing MVKHNNVIPNGHFKKHWQNYVKTWFNQPARKERRRIARQKKAVKIFPRPTTGKLRPIVHGQTLKYNMKVRSGRGFSLEELKAAGIPKKYAQSIGIAVDHRRRNRSLEGLQANVQRLKTFKAKLVVFPRRVGKFKAGDSAPEELASATQVQGPYLPIVREKPSVELVKVTEEMKSFKAYDKLRLERMNVRHVGARQKRAAEAEKDEKK from the exons ATGGTGAAGCACAACAATGTTATCCCTAATGGGCATTTTAAAAAGCACTGGCAGAACTATGTGAAGACATGGTTCAATCAACCAGCTCGCAAGGAGAGAAGAAGAATTG CTCGCCAGAAGAAGGCTGTCAAAATCTTCCCCCGCCCTACTACTGGAAAACTCCGTCCTATTGTACATGGACAGACACTGAAGTATAACATGAAAGTGAGATCTGGAAGGGGCTTTTCTCTGGAAGAATTGAAG GCTGCAGGTATTCCCAAGAAGTATGCACAGTCCATTGGGATTGCAGTTGATCATCGCAGAAGGAATCGTTCCCTGGAGGGTCTTCAGGCTAATGTTCAGAGGCTGAAGACATTTAAGGCCAAATTGGTTGTCTTCCCAAGGCGTGTTGGCAAATTTAAG GCTGGTGATTCTGCACCTGAGGAACTTGCATCTGCCACCCAGGTCCAAGGCCCATACTTGCCCATTGTACGTGAGAAGCCATCTGTGGAGCTTGTGAAGGTTACTGAAGAGATGAAATCATTCAAGGCCTATGACAAACTCCGTCTTGAGCGGATGAACGTCCGTCATGTTGGTGCCAGGCAGAAGAGAGCAGCAGAAGCTGAGAAGGATGAAAAGAAATAG
- the LOC126700234 gene encoding protein AGENET DOMAIN (AGD)-CONTAINING P1-like produces the protein MPRKKHADTTAQSYFSIGDEVEVTSIDHNLRGTLFPAKIIGRDWNADKFVVEYKHLEANDEPLREEVDLVLLRPLPPPPSEPGYRFEFGDEVDAFFSGGWWEGVITEVDDEGSLFWVYFRFAKQQFQFLPSELRVHQEWDKGAWLPPREVSMRMEPSSSNSSMKNLSKGTQIEVCSDEAGFEGAWFSAKVINAIGQDKYLVEYKSLRTEDNKQFLREEVDIKHMRPCPPDAVVVDSFNLNEEVDAYYNDGWWEGVISKILKGSKYKIYFKRTKDYGEFRHSDLRPHQDWIDGTWVMASQALKF, from the exons ATGCCTCGCAAAAAACACGCTGATACAACAGCTCAATCATACTTCAGCATAGGTGACGAGGTTGAGGTCACAAGTATCGACCACAACCTACGAGGCACGCTTTTCCCAGCAAAAATCATAGGCAGGGATTGGAATGCAGACAAGTTTGTGGTTGAATACAAACACTTAGAAGCCAACGATGAACCCTTGAGGGAAGAGGTTGATTTGGTGCTCTTAAGGCCCCTTCCGCCACCGCCTTCCGAACCCGGTTATCGTTTCGAGTTTGGAGACGAAGTGGATGCTTTTTTCAGTGGAGGGTGGTGGGAAGGAGTGATCACTGAAGTTGATGATGAAGGGTCATTGTTCTGGGTTTACTTTAGGTTTGCGAAGCAACAGTTTCAGTTTCTACCTTCAGAGCTTAGGGTTCACCAGGAGTGGGATAAGGGAGCTTGGCTTCCACCTAGG GAAGTGTCAATGAggatggaaccaagttccagcAACTCAAGTATGAAGAATCTTAGCAAAGGAACGCAAATTGAGGTATGCAGTGATGAAGCTGGGTTTGAAGGTGCTTGGTTTTCTGCAAAAGTTATCAATGCTATCGGACAGGACAAATACCTTGTTGAGTACAAGAGCCTGAGAACTGAGGATAACAAACAGTTTTTGAGAGAAGAGGTTGATATAAAGCACATGAGGCCTTGTCCTCCTGATGCTGTTGTGGTTGATAGTTTCAACCTGaatgaagaagttgatgcttaTTACAATGATGGGTGGTGGGAGGGTGTGATTTCAAAGATCCTTAAGGgctcaaaatacaaaatttacttCAAGAGAACAAAAGACTACGGGGAGTTTCGTCACTCTGACTTAAGACCACATCAAGATTGGATAGATGGAACTTGGGTCATGGCTTCTCAG GCATTAAAGTTCTGA